A genomic segment from Phragmites australis chromosome 6, lpPhrAust1.1, whole genome shotgun sequence encodes:
- the LOC133921335 gene encoding cellulose synthase-like protein E2 isoform X2, whose product MPSIAWFPFSARAGKGEEGMAGSSVSGGGGSPPLFATEKPARMAAYAYQLFASTVFAGVLLVWLYRATHVPPSSSARRWAWLGLSAAELWFGFYWVLTLSVRWSPVYRRTFPDRLSRREEQLPGVDIFVCTADPTVEPPKLVISTVLSVMAYDYPPEKLNIYLSDDAGSIVTLYALYEASEFAKHWIPFCKKYKVEPRSPAAYLAKAATPPDTCDAKEWLTLKEMHKDLTGRVDSVANSGKIPEVPECNLRGFSQWNGNITPSDHPSIIQILIDGNKRKSIDTDGNALPTLVYMAREKKPHEHHHFKAGSLNALIRVSSVISNSPIIMNVDCDMYSNSSGSIRDALCFFLDEEQGQDIGFVQYPQNFENVVHDDIYGNPINTVNELDHPCLDGWGGMCYYGTGCFHRREALCGRICSQDYKEDWTRVVRKTEDVDELGGMAKSLASCTYEHNTLWGIEKGVRYGCPLEDVITGLQIQCRGWRSVYYNPARKGFLGMAPTSLGQILVQHKRWTEGFLQISLSKFSPFLLGHRKIRLGLQMGYSVCGFWALNSFPTLYYVTIPSLCFLNGISLFPEISSPWFPPFAYVVMAAYSCSLVESLRCGDSAVEWWNAQRMWLFRRITSYLLAAIDTSRIMLGISESGFALTAKVSDLQALERYKKGMMEFGSFSAMFAIIATIALLNLACMVYGTARVLLHEGTKGSGALFMQAVLCVLIVAINFPVYEALFLRKDSGRLPASVALLVFSLCIVLPLCILPTNM is encoded by the exons ATGCCGTCCATTGCATGGTTCCCGTTCTCAGCGCGGGCAGGCAAAGGGGAGGAAGGGATGGCCGGGAGCAGCGTctccggcggtggcggcagccCACCGCTGTTCGCGACGGAGAAGCCGGCGCGGATGGCGGCGTACGCGTACCAGCTGTTCGCGAGCACGGTCTTCGCGGGGGTTCTTCTGGTATGGCTGTACAGAGCCACGCACGTGCCGCCGAGCAGCAGCGCGCGGCGGTGGGCGTGGCTCGGGCTCTCCGCGGCCGAGCTCTGGTTCGGCTTCTACTGGGTGCTGACGCTTTCCGTGCGGTGGAGCCCCGTCTACCGCCGCACCTTCCCGGACCGGCTCTCGCGAAG GGAAGAGCAGCTTCCCGGGGTGGACATATTTGTGTGTACAGCAGACCCAACTGTTGAACCGCCAAAGCTTGTCATCTCCACTGTCCTATCTGTTATGGCTTATGACTACCCGCCGGAGAAGCTGAACATCTATTTATCTGATGATGCTGGTTCCATCGTAACATTATATGCTCTGTATGAGGCATCAGAGTTTGCAAAGCACTGGATTCCATTTTGCAAGAAGTACAAGGTGGAACCAAGGTCACCAGCTGCCTACTTGGCCAAAGCAGCTACCCCTCCCGATACATGTGACGCTAAAGAGTGGCTTACCTTGAAG gagatgcacaaagatttgacagGTCGCGTGGATTCAGTGGCAAATTCAGGCAAGATCCCTGAGGTTCCAGAATGCAATCTCAGAGGCTTCTCCCAGTGGAATGGGAACATAACACCTAGTGATCACCCTTCAATAATTCAG ATTTTAATTGATGGAAACAAACGAAAGTCAATTGACACTGACGGAAATGCATTACCAACACTTGTGTATATGGCACGTGAGAAGAAACCCCATGAGCATCATCACTTCAAAGCTGGATCGCTAAATGCTTTG ATAAGGGTATCATCAGTGATAAGTAACAGCCCGATCATTATGAATGTGGACTGTGATATGTACTCCAACAGTTCAGGATCTATCAGAGATGCATTGTGTTTCTTCCTTGATGAAGAGCAAGGTCAAGATATTGGTTTTGTTCAGTACCCTCAGAACTTCGAAAATGTGGTGCACGATGACATCTATGGCAATCCCATCAACACTGTCAATGAG TTGGATCATCCTTGCTTGGACGGATGGGGTGGAATGTGTTACTATGGCACAGGATGCTTCCATCGGAGAGAAGCTCTATGTGGGCGAATATGTAGTCAAGACTACAAGGAAGATTGGACTAGAGTGGTGAGGAAAACAGAAGatgtcgatgagttgggaggaATGGCTAAGTCACTTGCGAGTTGCACATATGAGCATAACACCCTTTGGGGAATCGAG AAGGGAGTTAGATATGGTTGCCCACTGGAGGATGTCATAACAGGATTGCAAATCCAATGCCGTGGGTGGCGATCAGTGTACTACAATCCGGCAAGAAAGGGCTTCTTAGGCATGGCACCCACCTCACTTGGACAGATCCTGGTTCAGCACAAGAGATGGACAGAAGGGTTCCTCCAGATCTCCCTCTCAAAGTTCAGCCCCTTCCTGTTGGGTCACAGGAAGATCAGGCTGGGCCTTCAAATGGGTTACTCTGTCTGCGGGTTCTGGGCTCTGAACAGTTTCCCCACCTTGTACTATGTCACCATCCCTTCGCTTTGCTTCCTCAATGGCATCTCCCTCTTCCCTGAG ATAAGCAGCCCCTGGTTCCCACCGTTCGCATACGTTGTTATGGCTGCATACTCCTGCAGCTTAGTGGAGTCACTGCGATGCGGTGACTCTGCTGTAGAGTGGTGGAACGCACAGAGGATGTGGCTGTTCAGGAGAATCACCTCGTACCTCCTGGCAGCCATCGACACAAGCCGCATAATGCTGGGCATCTCCGAGTCGGGATTCGCCCTGACGGCGAAAGTGAGCGATTTGCAGGCCTTGGAGAGGTACAAGAAGGGAATGATGGAGTTTGGATCCTTCTCCGCGATGTTTGCGATCATTGCAACAATTGCGCTGCTCAACCTGGCATGCATGGTGTACGGAACGGCCAGAGTTCTGTTACATGAAGGCACGAAGGGCTCGGGAGCTTTGTTCATGCAGGCTGTTCTCTGCGTGCTGATAGTGGCCATCAATTTCCCGGTCTATGAAGCACTCTTCCTCCGCAAGGACAGTGGTAGATTGCCAGCTTCTGTGGCTCTGTTAGTCTTTTCCCTCTGCATTGTGTTACCACTCTGTATACTGCCAACCAATATGTAA
- the LOC133920395 gene encoding early nodulin-like protein 21 — protein sequence MASLLAVVFSCVLLAASVSSLPPSVFNVGDERGWTVPSGNGTETYNHWAKRNRFQVGDVLDFKYANDSVLLVNHDDYKQCSTDSPLSRFTDGDTKFTFDRYGLFYFVSGVPGHCEAGQRMIARVKAPSALTGAPAAAPGMPPSVGGSIGGGASSPVSSPGGVPPGSSSTTTSTPSPSSLPQASGASRCILSVVSSIVVGLVVVGVVTLFVLV from the exons ATGGCCAgcctcctcgccgtcgtctTCTCCTgcgtcctcctcgccgcctcggTGTCATCGCTGCCGCCGTCGGTGTTCAACGTCGGCGACGAGCGGGGGTGGACGGTGCCGTCGGGCAACGGCACCGAGACGTACAACCACTGGGCCAAGAGGAACCGCTTCCAAGTGGGCGACGTCCTGG ATTTCAAGTACGCCAACGACTCGGTGCTGCTGGTGAACCACGACGACTACAAGCAGTGCAGCACGGATAGCCCGCTGAGCCGGTTCACGGACGGCGACACCAAGTTCACGTTCGACCGCTACGGTCTCTTCTACTTCGTCAGCGGCGTCCCGGGCCACTGCGAAGCAGGGCAGCGGATGATCGCGCGCGTCAAGGCGCCCTCCGCGCTGACCGGTGCCCCTGCCGCGGCGCCGGGGATGCCGCCCTCCGTCGGTGGCAgcatcggcggcggcgcgtcCAGCCCGGTGTCATCACCCGGCGGCGTCCCTCCCGGGTCCAGCTCCACTACCACTTCCACCCCGAGCCCGAGCTCGCTGCCCCAGGCCAGCGGCGCGTCTAGGTGTATTCTTAGCGTTGTTTCCTCCATTGTAGTAGGGCTTGTGGTTGTGGGTGTCGTCACTCTGTTCGTGTTGGTTTGA
- the LOC133921335 gene encoding cellulose synthase-like protein E2 isoform X1, producing MPSIAWFPFSARAGKGEEGMAGSSVSGGGGSPPLFATEKPARMAAYAYQLFASTVFAGVLLVWLYRATHVPPSSSARRWAWLGLSAAELWFGFYWVLTLSVRWSPVYRRTFPDRLSRSYREEQLPGVDIFVCTADPTVEPPKLVISTVLSVMAYDYPPEKLNIYLSDDAGSIVTLYALYEASEFAKHWIPFCKKYKVEPRSPAAYLAKAATPPDTCDAKEWLTLKEMHKDLTGRVDSVANSGKIPEVPECNLRGFSQWNGNITPSDHPSIIQILIDGNKRKSIDTDGNALPTLVYMAREKKPHEHHHFKAGSLNALIRVSSVISNSPIIMNVDCDMYSNSSGSIRDALCFFLDEEQGQDIGFVQYPQNFENVVHDDIYGNPINTVNELDHPCLDGWGGMCYYGTGCFHRREALCGRICSQDYKEDWTRVVRKTEDVDELGGMAKSLASCTYEHNTLWGIEKGVRYGCPLEDVITGLQIQCRGWRSVYYNPARKGFLGMAPTSLGQILVQHKRWTEGFLQISLSKFSPFLLGHRKIRLGLQMGYSVCGFWALNSFPTLYYVTIPSLCFLNGISLFPEISSPWFPPFAYVVMAAYSCSLVESLRCGDSAVEWWNAQRMWLFRRITSYLLAAIDTSRIMLGISESGFALTAKVSDLQALERYKKGMMEFGSFSAMFAIIATIALLNLACMVYGTARVLLHEGTKGSGALFMQAVLCVLIVAINFPVYEALFLRKDSGRLPASVALLVFSLCIVLPLCILPTNM from the exons ATGCCGTCCATTGCATGGTTCCCGTTCTCAGCGCGGGCAGGCAAAGGGGAGGAAGGGATGGCCGGGAGCAGCGTctccggcggtggcggcagccCACCGCTGTTCGCGACGGAGAAGCCGGCGCGGATGGCGGCGTACGCGTACCAGCTGTTCGCGAGCACGGTCTTCGCGGGGGTTCTTCTGGTATGGCTGTACAGAGCCACGCACGTGCCGCCGAGCAGCAGCGCGCGGCGGTGGGCGTGGCTCGGGCTCTCCGCGGCCGAGCTCTGGTTCGGCTTCTACTGGGTGCTGACGCTTTCCGTGCGGTGGAGCCCCGTCTACCGCCGCACCTTCCCGGACCGGCTCTCGCGAAG CTACAGGGAAGAGCAGCTTCCCGGGGTGGACATATTTGTGTGTACAGCAGACCCAACTGTTGAACCGCCAAAGCTTGTCATCTCCACTGTCCTATCTGTTATGGCTTATGACTACCCGCCGGAGAAGCTGAACATCTATTTATCTGATGATGCTGGTTCCATCGTAACATTATATGCTCTGTATGAGGCATCAGAGTTTGCAAAGCACTGGATTCCATTTTGCAAGAAGTACAAGGTGGAACCAAGGTCACCAGCTGCCTACTTGGCCAAAGCAGCTACCCCTCCCGATACATGTGACGCTAAAGAGTGGCTTACCTTGAAG gagatgcacaaagatttgacagGTCGCGTGGATTCAGTGGCAAATTCAGGCAAGATCCCTGAGGTTCCAGAATGCAATCTCAGAGGCTTCTCCCAGTGGAATGGGAACATAACACCTAGTGATCACCCTTCAATAATTCAG ATTTTAATTGATGGAAACAAACGAAAGTCAATTGACACTGACGGAAATGCATTACCAACACTTGTGTATATGGCACGTGAGAAGAAACCCCATGAGCATCATCACTTCAAAGCTGGATCGCTAAATGCTTTG ATAAGGGTATCATCAGTGATAAGTAACAGCCCGATCATTATGAATGTGGACTGTGATATGTACTCCAACAGTTCAGGATCTATCAGAGATGCATTGTGTTTCTTCCTTGATGAAGAGCAAGGTCAAGATATTGGTTTTGTTCAGTACCCTCAGAACTTCGAAAATGTGGTGCACGATGACATCTATGGCAATCCCATCAACACTGTCAATGAG TTGGATCATCCTTGCTTGGACGGATGGGGTGGAATGTGTTACTATGGCACAGGATGCTTCCATCGGAGAGAAGCTCTATGTGGGCGAATATGTAGTCAAGACTACAAGGAAGATTGGACTAGAGTGGTGAGGAAAACAGAAGatgtcgatgagttgggaggaATGGCTAAGTCACTTGCGAGTTGCACATATGAGCATAACACCCTTTGGGGAATCGAG AAGGGAGTTAGATATGGTTGCCCACTGGAGGATGTCATAACAGGATTGCAAATCCAATGCCGTGGGTGGCGATCAGTGTACTACAATCCGGCAAGAAAGGGCTTCTTAGGCATGGCACCCACCTCACTTGGACAGATCCTGGTTCAGCACAAGAGATGGACAGAAGGGTTCCTCCAGATCTCCCTCTCAAAGTTCAGCCCCTTCCTGTTGGGTCACAGGAAGATCAGGCTGGGCCTTCAAATGGGTTACTCTGTCTGCGGGTTCTGGGCTCTGAACAGTTTCCCCACCTTGTACTATGTCACCATCCCTTCGCTTTGCTTCCTCAATGGCATCTCCCTCTTCCCTGAG ATAAGCAGCCCCTGGTTCCCACCGTTCGCATACGTTGTTATGGCTGCATACTCCTGCAGCTTAGTGGAGTCACTGCGATGCGGTGACTCTGCTGTAGAGTGGTGGAACGCACAGAGGATGTGGCTGTTCAGGAGAATCACCTCGTACCTCCTGGCAGCCATCGACACAAGCCGCATAATGCTGGGCATCTCCGAGTCGGGATTCGCCCTGACGGCGAAAGTGAGCGATTTGCAGGCCTTGGAGAGGTACAAGAAGGGAATGATGGAGTTTGGATCCTTCTCCGCGATGTTTGCGATCATTGCAACAATTGCGCTGCTCAACCTGGCATGCATGGTGTACGGAACGGCCAGAGTTCTGTTACATGAAGGCACGAAGGGCTCGGGAGCTTTGTTCATGCAGGCTGTTCTCTGCGTGCTGATAGTGGCCATCAATTTCCCGGTCTATGAAGCACTCTTCCTCCGCAAGGACAGTGGTAGATTGCCAGCTTCTGTGGCTCTGTTAGTCTTTTCCCTCTGCATTGTGTTACCACTCTGTATACTGCCAACCAATATGTAA